One Delphinus delphis chromosome 3, mDelDel1.2, whole genome shotgun sequence genomic region harbors:
- the SPINK1 gene encoding serine protease inhibitor Kazal-type 1 has translation MKVASIFLLTALVLLSLSGSTRANFLERKAKCTSAVSGCPKIYNPVCGTDGVTYSNECVLCIENMKHKTPVLIQKSGPC, from the exons ATGAAGGTAGCCAGCATCTTCCTTCTCACTGCCTTGGTCCTACTGAGTTTATCTG GTAGTACTAGAGCTAACTTCCTGGAAAGAAAG GCTAAATGTACAAGTGCAGTGAGTGGATGTCCCAAGATTTATAACCCTGTCTGTGGGACAGATGGAGTTACTTATTCTAATGAATGCGTGTTATGTATTGAAAATAT GAAACACAAGACTCCTGTCCTCATTCAAAAATCTGGGCCTTGCTGA